The Saccharomyces paradoxus chromosome VIII, complete sequence genome has a window encoding:
- the LSM12 gene encoding Lsm12p (similar to YHR121W), which produces MSVSLEHTLGFRIKVTNVLDVVTEGRLYSFNSSNNTLTIQTTKKNQSPQNFKVIKCTFIKHLEVIGDKPSFNSFKKQQIKPSYVNMERVEKLLKESVIASKKKELLRGKGVSAEGQFIFDQIFKTIGDTKWVAKDIVILDDVKVQPPYKVEDIKVLHEGNNQSITLIQRIVERSWEQLEQDDGRKGG; this is translated from the coding sequence ATGAGTGTCAGCCTTGAGCATACGCTCGGATTCAGAATAAAAGTTACAAACGTGTTGGATGTAGTTACCGAAGGAAGACTGTATTCGTTCAATTCATCCAACAACACTCTTACTATCCAAACAACGAAGAAGAATCAGTCTCCACAAAATTTCAAGGTGATAAAGTGTACATTCATTAAGCATTTGGAAGTCATTGGCGATAAGCCTTCATTTAATTCATTCAAGAAGCAACAAATCAAACCCTCATACGTGAATATGGAAAGAGTTGAGAAGCTTTTGAAGGAAAGTGTAATAGCatctaaaaagaaagaactTTTGAGAGGTAAGGGTGTGAGTGCAGAGGGTCAATTCATTTTCGATCAAATCTTCAAGACCATAGGTGATACCAAGTGGGTGGCCAAGGACATTGTTATTCTTGATGACGTTAAGGTGCAACCACCATACAAGGTTGAAGATATCAAAGTGCTACATGAGGGAAATAACCAATCCATCACATTAATTCAAAGAATAGTAGAAAGAAGTTGGGAGCAATTAGAACAAGACGATGGTAGGAAAGGTGGATAG
- the CIA2 gene encoding iron-sulfur cluster assembly protein CIA2 (Component of cytosolic iron-sulfur protein assembly (CIA) machinery~similar to YHR122W), protein MSEFLNENPDILEENQLPTRKEDSIKDLLLGGFSNETTLERRRLLLEIDHSLKSQVLQDIEVLDKLLSIRTPPELTSDEDSLPAESEEESMAGQRKEEEEPDLIDAQEIYDLIAHISDPEHPLSLGQLSVVNLEDIEVHDSGNQDEMAEVVIKITPTITHCSLATLIGLGIRVRLERSLPPRFRITILLKKGTHDSENQVNKQLNDKERVAAACENEQLLGVVSKMLVTCK, encoded by the coding sequence ATGTCTGAGTTTTTGAACGAGAATCCTGATATACTGGAGGAGAACCAACTTCCCAccagaaaagaagatagTATTAAAGACCTTTTGTTGGGCGGGTTCAGCAATGAAACTACATTGGAGAGGAGGAGGCTTTTGCTGGAAATAGACCATTCTTTGAAGTCCCAGGTATTGCAAGATATAGAGGTTTTAGACAAGCTTCTTTCCATTCGAACTCCACCAGAATTGACGTCTGATGAAGATAGTTTGCCAGCAGAAAGCGAGGAGGAATCCATGGCAGGTCAAAGaaaggaggaagaagaaccTGATCTCATTGATGCTCAAGAAATATATGATTTGATAGCTCATATTTCTGATCCTGAGCACCCGTTAAGTCTGGGACAACTCTCTGTCGTAAATTTGGAAGACATTGAGGTTCATGATTCAGGTAACCAGGACGAGATGGCTGAGGTCGTGATCAAAATAACACCAACAATTACGCATTGTTCTTTAGCAACGTTGATTGGTCTGGGGATACGAGTCAGGTTGGAAAGGTCTCTCCCCCCAAGGTTTAGAATTACtattttgttgaagaaaggTACTCATGATAGTGAAAATCAGGTAAATAAACAGCtaaatgataaagaacgTGTGGCAGCTGCATGTGAGAATGAGCAATTATTGGGTGTGGTCTCTAAGATGTTGGTGACTTGCAAGTAA
- the EPT1 gene encoding bifunctional diacylglycerol cholinephosphotransferase/ethanolaminephosphotransferase (sn-1,2-diacylglycerol ethanolamine- and cholinephosphotranferase~similar to YHR123W) — MGYFVPDSHIENLKSYKYQSEDRSLVSKYFLKPFWQRFCTIFPTWMAPNIITLSGFAFIVINVLTVFYYDPNLDIDTPRWTYFSYALGVFLYQTFDGCDGVHARRINQSGPLGELFDHSIDAINSTLSIFIFASETGMGFSYSLMLSQFAMLTNFYLSTWEEYHTHTLYLSEFSGPVEGILIVCVSLILTGIYGKQVIWHTYLFTITVGDNIIDVDTLDIVFSLAVFGLVMNALSAKRNVDKYYRNSTSSANNSTQIEQDSAIKGLLPFFAYYASIALLVWMQPNFITLAFILSIGFTGAFTVGRIIVCHLTKQSFPMFNAPMLIPLCQIVLYKICQAVWGIESSTIVFALSWLGFGLSLGVHIMFMNDIIHEFTEYLDVYALSIKRSKLT, encoded by the exons ATGGGATATTTTGTTCCTGATTCACATATTGAAAATCTAAAGTCATACAA ATACCAAAGTGAAGATCGCTCGCTGGTGTCGAAATATTTCTTAAAGCCATTTTGGCAAAGATTTTGTACCATTTTTCCCACGTGGATGGCACCCAACATCATCACATTATCAGGATTTGCGTTTATTGTTATCAATGTGTTGACTGTATTCTATTACGATCCAAATCTTGACATAGATACCCCTCGCTGGACGTATTTTTCTTACGCCTTGGGTGTATTCCTGTATCAAACGTTCGATGGATGTGATGGTGTGCATGCCCGCCGTATTAATCAATCAGGACCCTTGGGAGAACTATTTGATCATAGTATTGATGCCATCAATTCCACCCTGTctattttcatctttgcCTCAGAAACTGGAATGGGATTTTCGTATAGCCTAATGTTATCCCAGTTTGCAATGTTAACGAATTTCTATTTAAGTACTTGGGAAGAATACCATACACACACATTATACTTAAGTGAGTTCTCTGGGCCCGTGGAAGGCATCCTGATTGTTTGCGTTTCATTAATACTGACTGGGATATACGGAAAACAAGTAATCTGGCATACCTACTTGTTTACAATTACGGTTGGCGATAACATCATTGATGTAGACACTTTAGATATTGTTTTCTCCTTAGCTGTCTTTGGTTTGGTTATGAATGCATTGTCTGCGAAAAGAAACGTGGATAAATATTATAGAAATAGTACTTCTTCAGCTAACAACAGCACGCAAATTGAGCAAGACAGCGCTATAAAAGGtcttttgcctttttttgCCTATTATGCAAGCATCGCTTTACTAGTGTGGATGCAACCAAACTTTATTACACTCGCTTTTATCCTATCCATTGGCTTCACAGGTGCATTTACCGTCGGAAGAATAATCGTTTGCCATTTAACTAAGCAGAGTTTTCCCATGTTCAATGCCCCTATGTTAATTCCTTTGTGCCAGATAGTATTGTACAAGATATGTCAAGCCGTTTGGGGAATTGAGTCTAGTACAATCGTGTTTGCCTTATCTTGGCTTGGGTTCGGTCTCTCACTAGGTGTTCATATTATGTTTATGAATGACATTATTCATGAATTTACTGAGTATCTCGATGTTTATGCTTTATCCATCAAGCGCTCCAAGTTAACATAA
- the SET1 gene encoding histone methyltransferase SET1 (Histone methyltransferase, subunit of the COMPASS (Set1C) complex~similar to YHR119W) encodes MSNYHRRAHPSSGSYRQPPEEPQYSRSGHYQYTSGHSYQQYSSQYNQRRRYNHSDGSRRRYNDDRPHSSNNGNTRQYYATNNGQSGAYVNNKSDTNSRRGLSQSRYSNSNVHTVSTSTSESLPKESALLLQQRPPSALRYNTDNLKSKFHYFDPIKGEFFNKDKMFSWKTTDKEFSETGYYVVKELQDGQFKFKVKHRHPEIKASDPRNENGMMTGGKMASHRKCRKSLVLLPRISYDRHSLGPPPPCEIVVYPAQVSTTTNIQDVSIKNYFKKYGEISHFEAFNDPNSALPLHVYLIKYTSSDGKINDAAKSAFSAVRKHESSGCFIMGFRFDVILNKQSILNNIISKFVEINVKELQKLQESLKKAKEKEAENGKAKEVQGKDISLPKEPKVDTLSHSSGNEKRIPYDLLGVVNNRPVLHVSKIFVAKHRFCVEDFKYKLRGYRCAKFIDHPTGIYIIFNDIAHAQTCSNAESGKLTIMSRSRRIPILIKFHLILPRFQNRTRFNKSGSSLNSTHLAIKYESKEEFIEATAKQILKDLEKALHVDIKKRLVGPTVFDALDHANFPELLAKRELKEKEKKQQIASKIAEDEAKRKEEAKRDFDLFGLYGGYAKSNKRNLKRHNSLTLDHTSLKRKKLSNGIKPMAHLLNEETDSKETTPLNDDGIPCVSKERDEEDENMTSSSSSEEEEEEATDKKFKSESEPTTPESDHLQAIKSLVPDQNGSTDMLDTSSMYKPTATEIPEPVYPPEEYDLKYSQTLCPLDLQNAIKDEEDMLILKQLLSSYIPTITPETGTVLEYKTWESRRRTLEEEKASDWQIELNGALFDSELEPSSSFKAEGFRKIADKLKVNYLPHRRRVHQPLNTVNIHNERNEYTPELCQREESSNKEPSDSVPQEVSSSRDNRASNRRFQQDIEAQKAAIGTESELLSLNQLNKRKKPVMFARSAIHNWGLYALDSIAAKEMIIEYVGERIRQPVAEMREKRYLKNGIGSSYLFRVDENTVIDATKKGGIARFINHCCDPNCTAKIIKVGGRRRIVIYALRDIAASEELTYDYKFEREKDDEERLPCLCGAPNCKGFLN; translated from the coding sequence ATGTCGAATTACCATAGAAGAGCACACCCATCTTCTGGTTCATACAGACAACCTCCGGAAGAGCCTCAATATTCGCGTTCTGGTCACTATCAGTATACAAGCGGTCATTCTTACCAACAATATTCTAGCCAATACAATCAACGTCGACGTTATAACCATAGCGATGGTTCAAGACGACGCTATAATGATGATCGTCCACATAGTTCAAATAATGGCAATACGCGACAGTATTATGCTACTAATAACGGCCAAAGTGGCGCAtatgtaaataataaatctGACACCAATAGCCGGAGGGGTTTGTCCCAATCACGGTATTCAAATAGCAATGTCCATACTGTATCAACCTCTACGAGCGAGTCTCTTCCAAAAGAATCTGCCTTGCTTTTGCAACAAAGACCACCTTCAGCTTTAAGATACAACACAGATAATTTAAAATCTAAGTTTCATTACTTTGACCCCATAAAAGGCGAGTTCTTTAATAAGGATAAGATGTTTTCCTGGAAGACTACAGATAAAGAATTTTCTGAAACAGGTTATTACGTAGTCAAAGAGTTACAAGATGGACAGTTTAAATTCAAAGTAAAGCATAGGCATCCGGAGATAAAAGCATCTGATCCACGCAATGAAAACGGTATGATGACTGGCGGAAAAATGGCAAGCCATAGAAAATGCAGAAAATCACTAGTTCTACTACCTCGCATATCTTATGACAGGCACTCTTTAGGGCCTCCTCCTCCATGTGAAATAGTTGTTTATCCAGCGCAGGTTTCAACAACAACTAATATCCAAGACGtatcaataaaaaactattttaAAAAGTATGGAGAGATTTCACATTTTGAAGCATTTAATGATCCTAATAGTGCCTTGCCTTTGCATGTTTATCTTATAAAGTATACCAGTTCTgatggaaaaattaatgacGCAGCTAAATCGGCTTTTAGTGCTGTGAGAAAGCATGAATCTTCAGGTTGCTTTATCATGGGCTTTAGGTTCGACGTGATCTTAAATAAGCAATCTATTTTGAATAACATCATTTCTAAATTCGTTGAAATAAATGTTAaagaattacaaaaattgCAAGAGAGCTTAAAGAAGGctaaggaaaaagaagcgGAAAACGGGAAAGCAAAGGAAGTACAAGGCAAAGATATCAGCTTGCCCAAGGAACCTAAGGTGGACACGTTATCTCATTCTTctggaaatgaaaaaagaattccATATGATCTTTTGGGTGTAGTCAATAACAGACCTGTTTTACATGTCtccaaaatatttgttgCCAAACATAGATTTTGCGTTGAGGACTTCAAATACAAGTTAAGGGGGTACAGATGTGCGAAGTTTATTGATCATCCAACCGGTAtctatattatttttaacGACATTGCGCATGCACAAACTTGTTCAAATGCAGAGTCAGGAAAGTTAACGATAATGTCTCGTAGCAGAAGAATTCCtattttaataaaatttcatctcATTCTCCCCAGGTTCCAAAACAGAACTAGATTCAATAAATCTGGCTCATCGCTGAATTCCACACATTTAGCAATAAAATACGAGTCCAAAGAAGAGTTCATTGAAGCTACAGCGAAGCAAATATTaaaagatttggaaaaggcCCTACATGTTGATATTAAGAAGAGGTTAGTAGGTCCTACAGTATTTGACGCATTGGACCATGCAAATTTTCCTGAATTATTAGCCAAAAGAGAACTAaaggagaaagaaaagaagcaacaGATAGCATCCAAAATTGCTGAAGATGAAGCGAAACGTAAAGAGGAAGCCAAAAGGGATTTTGACTTGTTTGGCTTATATGGTGGGTATGCAAAATccaataaaagaaatttgaaaaggcaCAATTCACTCACATTGGATCATACTTCtttgaagaggaagaagttATCTAATGGAATCAAACCGATGGCACATTTATTGAATGAAGAAACTGATTCTAAGGAAACTACTCCGTTGAACGATGACGGGATTCCTTGCGTATCGAAAGAACGTGATGAGGAGGACGAAAATAtgacttcttcttcatcctccgaagaagaggaagaggaagctACAGataagaaattcaaaagtgAGTCCGAGCCAACAACCCCTGAGTCCGATCATCTCCAGGCTATTAAATCATTGGTACCGGATCAAAATGGGTCGACTGACATGCTGGATACTTCTTCAATGTATAAACCTACTGCTACCGAAATTCCTGAACCTGTATATCCACCTGAGGAATATGACTTGAAATATAGCCAAACTTTATGTCCCCTGGACTTGCAAAACGCTAttaaagatgaagaagatatgCTTATTTTGAAGCAGTTGCTGAGCTCATATATTCCTACCATCACACCTGAAACTGGTACAGTTTTGGAATACAAAACTTGGGAATCTCGCCGGAGAACGCttgaggaagaaaaggctTCCGATTGGCAAATAGAACTTAACGGCGCTTTATTTGATAGTGAACTGGAACCGAGTAGCTCTTTCAAAGCGGAGGGGTTCAGGAAAATTGCGGATAAATTAAAAGTCAATTACCTGCCTCATCGTCGTAGGGTTCACCAACCATTAAATACTGTGAACATACACAATGAAAGGAATGAGTACACACCTGAGCTTTGCCAAAGAGAAGAATCCTCAAATAAAGAACCTTCAGACTCAGTTCCTCAGGAAGTTTCGTCTTCAAGAGATAATAGGGCATCGAATAGAAGATTCCAGCAGGACATAGAGGCACAGAAAGCCGCAATAGGTACAGAATCTGAGCTATTATCACTAAACCaattaaataaaagaaagaaaccAGTTATGTTTGCTCGTTCAGCAATCCATAACTGGGGTTTATATGCCTTAGACTCCATTGCAGCAAAGGAAATGATTATCGAGTATGTTGGTGAAAGAATCAGGCAACCTGTAGCAGAAATGAGAGAGAAAAGATATCTGAAAAATGGGATTGGATCAAGTTACCTCTTTAGGGTTGACGAGAACACGGTTATTGATGCTACCAAGAAAGGTGGTATTGCCCGGTTTATTAACCATTGTTGCGATCCGAATTGTACGGCAAAGATTATAAAGGTTGGCGGGAGAAGGAGGATTGTTATTTATGCACTACGTGATATCGCAGCGAGCGAGGAATTGACATATGATTACAAATTTGAGAGAGAGAAAGATGACGAGGAAAGACTTCCTTGTTTATGTGGGGCACCTAATTGTAAAGGTTTCTTGAACTGA
- the MSH1 gene encoding mismatch repair ATPase MSH1 (DNA-binding protein of the mitochondria~similar to YHR120W): MKHFCRVPKAYLLIPRVSSRYSSTEAAQPKISKLKISFNKVSESNSKKKDNSSSIDTDNCLIAQQDGKILSTKLSKSSLPPSLQYVRDLMDLYKDHVVLTQMGSFYELYFEQAVKYAPELNISLTNRAYSHGKVPFAGFPVHQLSRHLKMLVNNCGYSVTIADQFKRKDVADNEVNKFYRRVTRIVTPGTFIDEAFENLRENTYLLNIEFPENCMSQVADASLKVGICWCDVSTGEIFVQQVYLKDLVSAITRIQPKEILLDEKLLEFHIESGTWYPELVELKKFFIKYQKMPSQHRTIESFYGLFNLGGKEATERQLRIQFQTFTQKELASLRNTLIYVSDHLPDFSINFQIPQRQLATAIMQIDSRTSTALELHSTVRDNNKKGSLLSSIRRTVTPSGTRLLSQWLSGPSLDLKEIKKRQKIVAFFKDNVDITEALRTMLKKVNDLSRILQKFSFGRGEALELIQMARSLQVSREIREYLMNNTFLMKATLKSQITQLTESLDFQQNLIDDILKFLNEEELAKSQDVKQNGDVNIMLEMDVKDKKVSRKDEIFELTDFIINPSFNSKLRKLHDAYQSVWQKKNVFDALLKDLFVGDLGAKTLSLKERQNGEYALHVTGTASNLKKIDELISKTTEYHGSCFHIMQKSSQTRWLSHKTWTDLGHELELLTLKIRNEESNVIDLFKRKFIDKSNEVRQVATTLGYLDTLSSFAVLANERNLVCPKVDESDKLEVVNGRHLMVEEGLSARSLETFTANNCELAKDNLWVITGPNMGGKSTFLRQNAIIVILAQIGCFVPCSKARVGIVDKLFSRVGSADDLYNEMSTFMVEMIETSFILQGATKRSLAILDEIGRGTSGKEGISIAYATLKYLLENNQCRTLFATHFGQELKQIIDSKCAKGMREKVKFYQSGITDLGGNNFCYNHKLKPGICMKSDAIRVAELAGFPIEALKEAREILS; encoded by the coding sequence ATGAAGCATTTCTGTAGGGTACCGAAAGCATACCTACTCATCCCTAGAGTTTCATCACGATATTCTAGTACTGAGGCCGCtcaaccaaaaatttcaaaacttaAAATTAGCTTCAACAAAGTTTCTGAATCAaatagcaaaaaaaaagataactCGAGTTCCATTGATACAGATAATTGTCTTATTGCTCAACAAGATGGCAAGATATTGAGCACCAAGCTCTCGAAGTCTTCTCTTCCACCATCGTTGCAGTATGTACGTGACTTGATGGATTTGTATAAAGATCATGTGGTTTTAACACAAATGGGGTCGTTCTATGAACTTTACTTCGAGCAAGCCGTCAAATATGCCCCAGAATTAAACATATCATTGACAAATCGAGCTTATAGTCACGGCAAAGTTCCATTTGCTGGATTTCCTGTACACCAGTTAAGCCGACACTTAAAAATGCTTGTTAATAACTGTGGATACAGCGTAACCATCGCAGAccaattcaaaagaaaagatgtAGCGGATAATGAAGTCAATAAATTCTATAGGAGAGTGACTAGAATTGTTACTCCCGGTActtttattgatgaagcatttgaaaatttgagGGAAAATACATATCTACTGAATATCGAATTCCCTGAAAACTGCATGAGTCAAGTAGCAGATGCGAGCTTAAAGGTCGGTATATGTTGGTGTGACGTGAGCACTGGAGAGATATTTGTTCAACAAGTGTATCTTAAGGATTTGGTTTCTGCAATAACAAGAATTCAACCTAAGGAGATTCTTttagatgaaaaattgctAGAGTTTCATATTGAGTCAGGGACCTGGTATCCAGAACTTGTTGAGcttaagaaatttttcataaaatatcagaaaatGCCCAGTCAACATCGTACCATTGAATCATTCTATGGGCTGTTTAATTTGGGCGGTAAAGAAGCAACGGAAAGACAATTGAGAATCCAATTTCAAACCTTCACTCAGAAGGAGTTGGCTTCTTTGAGGAACACCTTAATATATGTAAGTGACCATCTACCAGATTTCTCTATTAATTTCCAGATTCCTCAGAGACAATTAGCAACAGCAATTATGCAAATTGATTCAAGAACTAGTACTGCACTTGAACTACATTCCACTGTAAGAgacaacaataaaaaaggcTCTTTGTTATCATCTATAAGGAGGACAGTTACACCTTCTGGAACGAGACTTCTATCTCAATGGTTGAGTGGACCTTCCCTCgatttgaaggaaatcaaaaaaCGCCAGAAAATTGTagcatttttcaaagacaaCGTTGATATAACTGAGGCACTACGCACtatgttgaaaaaagtgaatGATCTTTCCCGTATACTGCAAAAATTTAGTTTTGGAAGAGGTGAAGCATTGGAGCTTATTCAAATGGCGCGTTCACTGCAGGTTTCAAGAGAAATACGAGAGTATTTAATGAATAATAcctttttgatgaaagCTACACTGAAGAGTCAAATTACACAGCTGACTGAATCTTTGGATTTCCAACAAAACTTGATTGATGATATCTTAAAGTTTTTAAACGAAGAAGAGCTAGCAAAATCACAAGATGTTAAACAGAATGGAGATGTAAATATAATGCTTGAGATGGACGtaaaagacaagaaagTAAGTAGaaaggatgaaatttttgaactaACAGATTTCATCATAAACCCTTCGTTCAATAGCAAGCTTAGGAAACTGCATGATGCTTATCAGAGCGTttggcaaaaaaagaacgtATTCGATGCCTTGTTAAAGGATTTGTTTGTTGGTGACCTAGGTGCTAAAACTCTCAGCTTGAAGGAAAGGCAAAACGGCGAGTATGCTCTCCATGTGACAGGAACAGCTTcaaatttaaagaaaattgatgaGTTAATTAGTAAAACAACGGAGTACCATGGAAGTTGTTTCCATATTATGCAAAAATCGAGCCAAACACGATGGCTGAGTCACAAAACTTGGACAGACTTGGGGCATGAGTTAGAATTATTAACTTTAAAGATTAGGAATGAAGAGTCCAATGTTATTGATctatttaaaagaaaatttattgataaaagCAACGAGGTTAGACAAGTTGCAACTACATTGGGTTATCTCGATACCTTATCGTCATTTGCTGTCTTAGCTAACGAGAGAAACTTAGTCTGCCCCAAAGTAGATGAGAGCGATAAACTAGAAGTAGTGAACGGGAGACACCTGATGGTCGAGGAGGGCCTTTCAGCACGTTCTTTGGAGACATTTACGGCCAATAACTGCGAATTAGCGAAGGACAATTTATGGGTAATTACCGGACCTAATATGGGCGGTAAATCTACATTCCTGAGACAAAATGCAATTATAGTAATTCTAGCACAGATTGGATGTTTTGTTCCATGCAGCAAGGCGCGTGTGGGTATTGTAGATAAGCTTTTTAGCAGGGTTGGTTCAGCTGATGATCTATACAATGAGATGAGTACGTTCATGGTTGAAATGATAGAAACATCGTTCATCTTGCAAGGTGCTACTAAACGGTCTTTGGCAATTCTCGACGAGATCGGCCGTGGCACCAGTGGTAAAGAAGGCATCAGCATCGCATATGCAACtttaaaatatttgttAGAGAACAATCAATGCAGAACGCTTTTTGCTACTCATTTTGGTCAAGAATTGAAGCAAATCATTGATAGCAAATGTGCGAAAGGGATGCGCGAAAAGGTTAAGTTTTATCAAAGCGGAATCACAGATTTAGGTGGAAACAATTTCTGCTACAACCATAAGTTAAAGCCAGGCATTTGCATGAAATCAGATGCCATTAGAGTTGCGGAATTGGCTGGGTTTCCAATAGAAGCGTTAAAAGAGGCTCGGGAAATACTGAGCTAA
- the ORC6 gene encoding origin recognition complex subunit 6 (Subunit of the origin recognition complex (ORC)~similar to YHR118C) — MSMQQVQHCVAEVLRLDPQEKPDWSSGYLKKLTNATSILYNTSLNKVMLKQDEEVARCHICAYIASQKMNEKHMPDLCYYIDSIPLEPKKAKHLMNLFRQSLSNSSPMKQFAWTPSPKKNKRSPVKNGDRFTSSDPKELRKQLFGTPTKVRQSQNNDSFVIPELPPMQTNESPPITRRKLAFEEEDDDEEEPENSNLSLKNHSNKSITGNRDVEIEEHENHESDPASEEELSDVQGSKKRKTKQNKVVGKPQSELKTTKALRKRGRMPNSLLVKKYCKMTTEEIIRLCNDFELPREVAYKIVDEYNINASRLVCPWQLVCGLVLNCTFIVFNERRRKDPRIDHFIISKMCSLMLTSKVDDVIECVKLVKELIIGEKWFRDLQIRYDDFDGIKYNEIIFRKLGSMLQTTNILVTDDQYNIWKKRIELDLALTEPL, encoded by the coding sequence ATGTCCATGCAACAAGTTCAACATTGTGTTGCAGAAGTGCTTCGATTAGATCCACAAGAAAAACCGGATTGGTCGAGCGGATATTTAAAGAAGTTGACTAATGCAACATCGATCTTATACAATACTTCACTGAATAAGGTGATGCTAAaacaagatgaagaggTTGCCAGATGCCACATATGTGCATACATAGCATCGCAAAAGATGAATGAAAAACATATGCCCGACCTTTGCTATTATATAGACAGTATTCCACTGGAGCCGAAAAAGGCCAAGCATTTAATGAACCTCTTCAGACAAAGCTTATCTAATTCTTCACCTATGAAACAATTTGCTTGGACACCGAGTcccaaaaagaataagCGGAGTCCGGTGAAGAACGGTGACAGGTTTACTTCTTCCGACCCTAAAGAGTTGAGGAAACAACTGTTTGGTACACCAACTAAAGTTAGGCAAAgtcaaaataatgattcGTTCGTAATACCAGAACTACCGCCTATGCAAACCAACGAATCACCGCCTATTACAAGGAGAAAGTTAGCATTTGAAGAGgaggatgatgatgaggaggAACCAGAAAACAGCAATTTATCTCTGAAAAATCATAGTAATAAAAGCATTACCGGAAACAGGGATGTAGAGATTGAGGAGCATGAAAACCATGAAAGCGATCCTGCAAGTGAGGAGGAACTGTCAGATGTTCAAGGaagcaagaaaaggaaaaccaAACAAAATAAGGTAGTTGGAAAACCGCAATCAGAATTGAAGACGACAAAAGCCCTGAGGAAAAGAGGTAGAATGCCTAATTCGttgttagtaaaaaaatattgcaAAATGACTactgaagaaataataCGACTATGCAACGATTTTGAATTACCAAGAGAGGTAGCATATAAAATTGTGGATGAGTACAATATAAACGCGTCAAGATTGGTTTGCCCATGGCAATTAGTGTGTGGGTTAGTATTGAATTGTACATTCATTGTGTTCAATGAAAGAAGACGCAAGGATCCACGCATTGATCACTTTATAATCAGTAAGATGTGCAGTCTGATGTTGACGTCAAAAGTAGATGATGTCATTGAATGTGTCAAGCTAGTGAAAGAATTAATTATTGGTGAAAAATGGTTTAGAGATTTGCAAATTAGGtatgatgattttgatggcatcaaatataatgaaatCATTTTTAGGAAACTAGGGTCGATGTTGCAAACCACCAATATCTTGGTCACAGACGACCAGTAcaatatttggaaaaaaagaatcgAGTTGGATTTGGCATTAACAGAACCTCTATAA